Proteins from one Amycolatopsis benzoatilytica AK 16/65 genomic window:
- the rplA gene encoding 50S ribosomal protein L1 encodes MTKHSKAYRQASELIDKARLYAPLEAAKLAKETSKTKMDATVEVAMRLGVDPRKADQMVRGTVNLPHGTGKTARVIVFAVGDKAAEAEAAGADAVGTDELIERIQGGWLDFDAAIATPDQMAKVGRIARILGPRGLMPNPKTGTVTPAVEKAVKDIKGGKINFRVDKQANLHLVIGKASFDTEKLVENYAAALDEILRAKPSSAKGRYVKKITFTTTMGPGIPVDPARTRNLLAEDSAV; translated from the coding sequence ATGACCAAGCACAGCAAGGCCTACCGCCAGGCCAGCGAGCTGATCGACAAGGCGCGGCTCTACGCGCCGCTCGAGGCCGCGAAGCTGGCGAAGGAAACCTCGAAGACGAAGATGGACGCGACCGTCGAGGTCGCGATGCGTCTCGGGGTGGACCCGCGCAAGGCCGACCAGATGGTCCGCGGCACCGTGAACCTGCCGCACGGCACCGGTAAGACCGCTCGCGTCATCGTCTTCGCCGTCGGCGACAAGGCCGCCGAGGCCGAAGCCGCCGGCGCGGACGCGGTCGGCACCGACGAACTGATCGAGCGCATCCAGGGTGGCTGGCTCGACTTCGACGCCGCGATCGCGACGCCGGACCAGATGGCCAAGGTGGGCCGTATCGCCCGCATCCTCGGCCCGCGCGGCCTCATGCCGAACCCGAAGACCGGCACGGTGACCCCCGCGGTCGAGAAGGCCGTGAAGGACATCAAGGGCGGCAAGATCAACTTCCGCGTCGACAAGCAGGCCAACCTGCACCTGGTGATCGGCAAGGCGTCGTTCGACACCGAGAAGCTGGTGGAGAACTACGCGGCCGCGCTGGACGAGATCCTGCGCGCCAAGCCGTCGTCGGCCAAGGGCCGCTACGTCAAGAAGATCACCTTCACCACCACGATGGGCCCGGGCATCCCGGTCGACCCGGCGCGCACCCGCAACCTCCTCGCCGAGGACAGCGCGGTCTGA
- the nusG gene encoding transcription termination/antitermination protein NusG, producing MTSDNGTEAGRDLTELSDEQVQAALGDEETAETVEVPVAEDEVDAAEEASDTGSADEDAASDEDGSDEPAAEAEATDAEADATEPAAEADDPVAALRAELMAAPGEWYVVHSYAGYENKVKTNLETRTQTLDVEDYIFQIEVPTEEVTEIKNGQRKQVQRKVLPGYILVRMDLNDQSWSAVRNTPGVTGFVGATSRPSPLTVDEVLKFLAPQVEKEAPAKTAKGGESAAATRSGAPAVEVDFEVGESVTVMDGPFATLPATISEVNVDGQKLKVLVSIFGRETPVELSFSQVSKI from the coding sequence GTGACCTCCGACAACGGCACCGAAGCCGGTCGCGACCTGACCGAGCTTTCCGACGAGCAGGTGCAGGCGGCACTCGGCGACGAGGAAACCGCCGAGACCGTCGAGGTGCCCGTCGCCGAGGACGAGGTCGACGCCGCCGAGGAAGCTTCGGACACCGGCTCCGCCGACGAGGACGCCGCTTCGGACGAGGACGGCTCGGACGAGCCCGCCGCCGAAGCCGAGGCGACCGACGCCGAAGCCGACGCGACCGAGCCCGCCGCCGAAGCCGACGACCCGGTCGCCGCACTGCGCGCCGAGCTCATGGCCGCGCCGGGCGAGTGGTACGTCGTGCACTCCTACGCCGGGTACGAGAACAAGGTCAAGACCAACCTCGAAACCCGTACCCAGACTCTGGACGTCGAGGACTACATCTTCCAGATCGAGGTCCCGACCGAAGAGGTCACCGAGATCAAGAACGGCCAGCGCAAGCAGGTGCAGCGCAAGGTGCTGCCCGGCTACATCCTGGTCCGGATGGACCTCAACGACCAGTCGTGGAGCGCGGTCCGCAACACCCCGGGCGTCACCGGGTTCGTCGGAGCCACCTCGCGGCCGTCGCCGCTGACCGTGGACGAGGTGCTGAAGTTCCTCGCCCCGCAGGTCGAGAAGGAAGCCCCGGCCAAGACCGCGAAGGGCGGCGAGTCCGCAGCGGCCACCAGGTCCGGCGCGCCCGCGGTCGAGGTCGATTTCGAGGTCGGCGAGTCGGTCACCGTCATGGACGGCCCGTTCGCCACGCTGCCCGCCACGATCTCCGAGGTCAACGTCGACGGGCAGAAGCTGAAGGTCCTGGTGTCGATCTTCGGCCGGGAAACCCCGGTCGAGCTCTCGTTCAGCCAGGTCTCCAAGATCTGA
- the secE gene encoding preprotein translocase subunit SecE: protein MSDSDASGEHEQGDSGKQPGVESRPVSAAARRERRASARPAGKSEARPGSTRPSGKAGDKVAKPADAKGAPTPKRDRKAKKASLFARFTRFIREVWAELRKVIWPNRKQMVTYTAVVMVFVVFMVALVSGLDLGFKELIGLVFG from the coding sequence GTGAGCGACAGCGACGCCAGCGGCGAGCACGAGCAGGGCGATTCGGGCAAGCAGCCCGGAGTCGAGTCCCGCCCGGTGTCCGCCGCGGCTCGGCGCGAACGCCGCGCTTCCGCCCGGCCGGCAGGCAAGTCCGAAGCACGGCCGGGTTCGACCCGTCCGTCCGGCAAGGCGGGCGACAAGGTCGCGAAGCCCGCCGACGCCAAGGGCGCGCCGACCCCCAAGCGAGACCGGAAGGCGAAGAAGGCTTCGCTCTTCGCCCGGTTCACGCGGTTCATCCGCGAGGTCTGGGCCGAACTGCGCAAGGTCATCTGGCCCAACCGCAAGCAGATGGTCACCTACACCGCGGTCGTGATGGTGTTCGTGGTGTTCATGGTGGCCCTCGTGAGCGGCCTCGACCTCGGCTTCAAAGAGCTGATCGGGCTGGTCTTCGGCTGA
- the rplJ gene encoding 50S ribosomal protein L10: MAKPDKVAAVAEIAESFRNSSATVVTQYTGLSVTQLSQLRRALGTSAKYRVAKNTLVKRAAADAGFEGVEDLFVGPTAIAFVEGEPVDAAKALRDFAKENNALVIKGGYMDGKTLSVDEITKIADLDSREVLLAKAAGAFKAKLSQAAALFQAPASQVARLAAALEEKQRNATGTEAAEAPAES; the protein is encoded by the coding sequence ATGGCGAAGCCCGACAAGGTGGCGGCCGTCGCCGAGATCGCGGAGAGCTTCCGCAACAGCTCGGCCACAGTCGTTACCCAGTACACCGGCCTCTCCGTGACTCAGCTGTCCCAGCTGCGCCGCGCTCTCGGCACCAGTGCCAAGTACCGGGTCGCGAAGAACACCCTCGTCAAGCGCGCCGCCGCGGACGCCGGTTTCGAAGGCGTCGAGGACCTGTTCGTCGGCCCGACCGCGATCGCCTTCGTCGAGGGTGAGCCGGTCGACGCCGCGAAGGCGCTTCGCGACTTCGCGAAGGAAAACAACGCGCTCGTCATCAAGGGCGGCTACATGGACGGCAAGACGCTGTCCGTGGACGAGATCACCAAGATCGCCGATCTCGACAGCCGCGAGGTGCTGCTCGCCAAGGCAGCGGGCGCGTTCAAGGCGAAGCTTTCCCAGGCCGCTGCGCTGTTCCAGGCGCCGGCGTCCCAGGTTGCCCGCCTGGCTGCCGCGCTGGAGGAGAAGCAGCGCAACGCCACCGGTACCGAAGCAGCCGAAGCACCCGCCGAGAGCTGA
- the rplK gene encoding 50S ribosomal protein L11, translating into MPPKKKKLAAIIKLQIKAGAANPAPPVGPALGQHGVNIMEFCKAYNAATESQRGDVVPVEISVYEDRSFDFKLKTPPAARLLLKAAGVEKGSGEPHKTKVAKVTWDQVREIAKTKETDLNAHDIDQAAKIIAGTARSMGITVE; encoded by the coding sequence ATGCCACCCAAGAAGAAGAAGCTTGCGGCGATCATCAAGCTGCAGATCAAGGCGGGTGCGGCCAACCCCGCGCCGCCGGTCGGCCCGGCGCTGGGTCAGCACGGCGTCAACATCATGGAGTTCTGCAAGGCCTACAACGCCGCGACCGAGTCGCAGCGCGGGGACGTCGTCCCGGTCGAGATCTCCGTCTACGAAGACCGGTCGTTCGACTTCAAGCTGAAGACGCCGCCGGCCGCCAGGCTGCTGCTCAAGGCCGCGGGCGTGGAGAAGGGCTCCGGCGAGCCGCACAAGACCAAGGTCGCCAAGGTCACCTGGGACCAGGTCCGCGAGATCGCGAAGACCAAGGAGACCGACCTCAACGCGCACGACATCGACCAGGCCGCGAAGATCATCGCCGGCACGGCTCGCAGCATGGGCATCACGGTCGAGTGA
- the rplL gene encoding 50S ribosomal protein L7/L12 codes for MAKLSTAELIDAFKELTLLELSEFVKEFEEVFDVTAAAPAAVVAAAPGAAPAEAAAEQDEFDVVLESAGDKKIQVIKVVREVVSGLGLKEAKELVEAAPKALLEKVDKEAAEAAKEKLEAAGAKIAIK; via the coding sequence ATGGCGAAGCTGAGCACCGCCGAGCTGATCGACGCCTTCAAGGAGCTCACCCTCCTCGAGCTGTCCGAGTTCGTGAAGGAGTTCGAAGAGGTCTTCGACGTCACCGCCGCCGCCCCGGCCGCGGTCGTCGCCGCTGCCCCGGGCGCCGCGCCCGCCGAGGCCGCTGCGGAGCAGGACGAGTTCGACGTCGTTCTCGAGTCGGCTGGCGACAAGAAGATCCAGGTCATCAAGGTCGTCCGCGAGGTCGTCTCCGGTCTGGGCCTGAAGGAGGCCAAGGAGCTGGTCGAGGCCGCTCCCAAGGCTCTCCTGGAGAAGGTCGACAAGGAGGCCGCCGAGGCCGCCAAGGAGAAGCTCGAGGCCGCGGGCGCCAAGATCGCCATCAAGTGA
- a CDS encoding alpha/beta fold hydrolase, whose amino-acid sequence MPTTFTAPDGLQLSYTVWEGDGRHRRPVVLHHGLAADTLVNWVNPGVVDALVDAGFTVIALDARGHGASEKPHDPSAYGEDVMAADLVALFDELDLDEICLAGYSMGAIVSLLVATTDRRVRCLAVGGVGSGIVDFGGVDTRVVDRSQIAEGLLAENRADVPPAARPFRRLARRAGADVEALAAVLRATPHGPMKLSNLTAATLILAGESDELATQPERLAAGIAGARLVRVPGNHMEAVAHSAFAAALVSFFAYSDTGESRFRLSSPA is encoded by the coding sequence ATGCCAACGACGTTCACCGCCCCCGACGGGCTCCAGCTGAGCTACACGGTGTGGGAGGGCGACGGACGGCACCGGCGCCCGGTCGTCCTGCACCATGGCCTCGCCGCGGACACGCTGGTGAACTGGGTGAACCCGGGCGTGGTGGACGCACTGGTGGACGCTGGTTTCACGGTGATCGCCCTGGACGCCCGCGGACACGGCGCGTCGGAGAAGCCGCACGATCCGTCCGCGTACGGCGAAGACGTGATGGCCGCCGACCTCGTCGCGCTGTTCGACGAGCTGGACCTGGACGAGATCTGCCTGGCCGGCTACTCGATGGGCGCGATCGTGTCGCTGCTGGTGGCCACCACCGACCGTCGAGTGCGCTGCCTGGCCGTCGGCGGAGTCGGCTCCGGCATCGTCGACTTCGGCGGCGTGGACACCCGGGTGGTAGACCGCAGCCAGATCGCCGAGGGCCTGCTGGCCGAGAATCGAGCCGACGTCCCTCCGGCAGCCCGCCCGTTCCGCCGCCTGGCCCGCCGGGCCGGCGCGGACGTCGAGGCGCTGGCCGCGGTCCTGCGCGCGACGCCGCACGGCCCGATGAAGCTGAGCAACCTGACCGCGGCCACGCTGATCCTGGCCGGAGAATCGGACGAACTGGCGACCCAGCCGGAACGGCTCGCCGCCGGAATCGCGGGCGCGCGGCTGGTGCGGGTGCCCGGAAACCACATGGAAGCAGTCGCCCATTCCGCCTTCGCGGCGGCGCTGGTGAGCTTCTTCGCCTACTCGGACACCGGGGAAAGCCGGTTTAGGCTCAGCTCGCCGGCCTGA